In Fervidobacterium thailandense, the genomic window TGAAACCTGTTGGGCAATCCATCGGAAGCGTAGTTGCCGAATACCGCAGCTGACAAGTTCTTGCCGTACTTTTTCACACGTCTGTAGATTTCTTCCACGGTCAGATTTACTTGGAGGATTCTGAACCTGTTGAACTCCTCTTCCGTTGGTGTAATCTCCTTCCCGATTTCCAACGAGTACGTTTCCAGCCAGCGCTGGAAATTTTCAAGCGCGATGGGGTTATAACCGAAGTGCCTATAGGGATATCTGATAAAATCAAGGTGAATCTCGTCAACATCGTAGTTTGCCGCTATCTCCTCGGCGATGCTTGCGACGTAATTTCGCACTTCAGGTACACCCGGGTCAAGAAATATACCTTCGACGAAACCGCTTGCCCTCGTGTAATTGAGTAATGAAACTCCGGAAGCGTCGTACGTAACCCATTCCGGAAACCTATTAACCACGTGATTCGGGTCCTTCGGTCGCGAAGTGAATGGCCAAGCATAGAAGGTGTTCATCCAAGCGGAAATTTTAATGTTGTATGGCTTTGCGAGTTCTATTATCATCCCCAGCGGGTCAAAAGTTTCAGGTTGCTTTTCCAAGACTTCGGCCCGCGGCAGGATGTTCGATTTGTAGTACGCGTCCATCCTTCCGACAACCTGGACGTATAGTCGGTTAACACCCATTTCCACCGCGAGGTTAACCACACGCTGCACCTTGTCCGGTGAGGTAATTTGGTCCCTCAC contains:
- a CDS encoding glycoside hydrolase family 10 protein, whose protein sequence is MRHFTLSVLLLLFFSLGLGNLINEPGLSIWVVRDQITSPDKVQRVVNLAVEMGVNRLYVQVVGRMDAYYKSNILPRAEVLEKQPETFDPLGMIIELAKPYNIKISAWMNTFYAWPFTSRPKDPNHVVNRFPEWVTYDASGVSLLNYTRASGFVEGIFLDPGVPEVRNYVASIAEEIAANYDVDEIHLDFIRYPYRHFGYNPIALENFQRWLETYSLEIGKEITPTEEEFNRFRILQVNLTVEEIYRRVKKYGKNLSAAVFGNYASDGLPNRFQDWVTWLKDGYLDYACLMAYSPYISDVVKIATAAERRVGSLSRVRIGLGVYTLKGDHGLLKRMMETVMELRPNEIVLFSFADLQNQSMRNVVSTISASRERRYAMTPEAPETTEPSEPSESSGQIQTRQGTEN